A single window of Aspergillus oryzae RIB40 DNA, chromosome 8 DNA harbors:
- a CDS encoding uncharacterized protein (serine/threonine kinase TIP30/CC3), with the protein MTTAAVFGSTGAVGGQILATLLASDAFSSVKTVSRRLPNAQSPKLQTLEEGDITKWGGLIASLSPKPSIVFNAVGTTRAAAGGIANQWKIDHDLCIENAKAAKEAGVKTYVFISSGGTRGFFSRYVPYSKMKIGVEDAIKELDFEQAIILRPGLILQREKPKAALLENIVQNLNKLGQGVQDMIGQDQTVIGRAAVAAARMAEEGKAPSKYWVLEQADIVRLGRDEWKQ; encoded by the exons ATGACGACAGCAGCAGTTTTTGGCTCTACAGGAGCAGTGGGCGGTCAAATCCTCGCTACACTCCTTGCCTCAGACGCATTCTCATCCGTCAAGACTGTATCAAGGAGATTACCGAATGCACAGTCTCCAAAGCTCCAAACCCTCGAAGAGGGTGACATCACAAAATGGGGCGGCCTGATTGCGTCCCTTTCCCCCAAACCATCAATAGTCTTCAACGCAGTCGGCACCACCAGAGCTGCAGCCGGCGGAATCGCGAATCAATGGAAGATCGACCATGATTTATGCATAGAGAACGCCAAAGCAGCTAAGGAGGCAGGAGTGAAGACGTACGTGTTTATCTCCAGTGGAGGGACGAGGGGCTTTTTCTCTCGATATGTACCCTactcgaagatgaagattgGTGTGGAGGATGCCATCAAGGAACTTGATTTTGAACAGGCCATTATTCTGAGGCCAGGTTTGATCCTCCAAAGGGAAAAGCCCAAAGCTGCGTTGTTGGAGAACATTGTTCAGAACCTTAATAAGCTCGGACAGGGTGTCCAGGACATGATAG GTCAGGACCAAACTGTCATCGGCAGAGCAGCTGTTGCAGCTGCCCGTATGGCAGAAGAGGGGAAGGCACCGTCCAAATACTGGGTTCTTGAACAAGCCGATATTGTAAGGTTGGGCAGAGACGAGTGGAAGCAGTAA
- a CDS encoding solute carrier 40 family transporter (iron transporter), which translates to MAARMTRPSTPSEYSPLLSADPEAVDHGHSTFPHSQHEPPVANAPPSRLARRLYISHFLSTWNSRVFEFGAVLYLASIYPGTLLPMSVYALSRGVAAILLAPAVGHYIDTGNRLQVVRVSIGAVLQRIAVSASCVIFYLLAIGQPALSEIDSILLIALALLACIEKLCSIMNLVSVERDWVRIENSSETITIASRPNIATNAQMRRIDLICKLIGPLAIALVDGVSTKFAILFNLGMNICSVVVEYFSIARVYYEVPELQERKTKADHDSPSRESDQQSIMARLSHYWHRLTRKALGDFASYFRHPVFLPSFAGALLYLTVLSFAGQMVTWLLSTGYDSTHVGIARTLAVAFEVLATWIAPWLMGRIGPTRAGLWLANWQLASLVAGISIFWIFPDQPLISASGLVGGTILSRVGLRGFDLCVQILVQEGVEAENRGNFSSIETAWQNAFEIGSFISTIVFSQPDQFEWPALISVIAVGLAGMLYTLFVRMQRGHLIHVPKWIATPGMLQQTRERCIDRISSASDF; encoded by the exons ATGGCAGCACGCATGACCCGGCCATCAACTCCTTCAGAGTACTCACCTCTGCTTTCTGCTGACCCAGAGGCCGTTGATCATGGACACTCAACATTTCCTCATAGTCAGCATGAGCCCCCTGTAGCGAATGCGCCCCCAAGCAGGCTTGCACGTCGTCTGTACATCTCCCACTTCTTATCAACATGGAACTCTCGCGTCTTTGAGTTTGGGGCTGTCCTCTACCTGGCTTCGATTTATCCGGGAACCCTGCTACCTATGTCCGTCTATGCCCTTTCCCGAGGCGTTGCAGCAATTCTCCTGGCACCAGCCGTGGGGCATTATATCGATACAGGAAATCGACTGCAGGTAGTTCGAGTCTCGATTGGT GCAGTGCTACAAAGAATCGCGGTCTCCGCATCTTGCGTGATATTCTACTTGCTTGCAATCGGGCAACCGGCGCTCAGCGAGATTGATAGTATTCTGCTCATAGCATTAGCCCTCCTTGCCTGTATCGAGAAGCTGTGCTCTATCATGAATCTGGTATCTGTTGAGAGAGACTGGGTACGTATAGAGAATAGCTCT GAAACGATCACGATAGCCTCAAGA CCTAACATAGCTACGAATGCCCAGATGCGACGGATTGACCTCATCTGTAAACTTATCGGGCCGCTCGCCATAGCCTTGGTCGATGGTGTGTCGACTAAGTTTGCCATTTTGTTCAATCTGGGAATGAACATCTGTTCTGTAGTTGTTGAATACTTTTCGATAGCCAGG GTATACTATGAAGTACCCGAGTTGCAAGAGCGAAAGACGAAAGCAGACCACGATTCGCCAAGCAGAGAGTCCGACCAACAAAGTATCATGGCGCGCCTCTCGCACTATTGGCATCGTCTGACACGGAAGGCTTTAGGTGATTTTGCCTCTTACTTCCGTCACCCCGTTTTCCTCCCGTCATTCGCTGGAGCTTTACTATACCTCACCGTCCTCTCATTTGCCGGGCAAATGGTCACATGGCTCCTGTCGACAGGCTACGACTCCACACATGTCGGCATTGCAAGAACCTTAGCTGTCGCCTTTGAAGTCCTAGCAACATGGATCGCTCCTTGGCTGATGGGGAGAATCGGTCCCACTCGAGCCGGGCTTTGGCTCGCTAATTGGCAGCTTGCGTCACTGGTAGCTGGAATAtccatcttctggatattcCCCGATCAGCCCCTGATCTCTGCGTCGGGACTGGTAGGAGGAACAATTCTTAGCCGAGTCGGATTACGAGGCTTTGATTTGTGCGTGCAAATCCTTGTTCAGGAG GGCGTCGAAGCCGAAAACCGAggcaatttctcttccatagAGACTGCATGGCAGAATGCCTTCGAAATCGGCTCGTTTATCTCTACTATAGTCTTTTCGCAACCAGACCAGTTTGAATGGCCGGCGCTGATCAGTGTCATTGCTGTTGGCCTTGCTGGGATGCTTTATACGCTCTTTGTTCGCATGCAGCGTGGTCATTTGATCCATGTCCCGAAGTGGATTGCTACTCCAGGAATGCTACAACAAACGAGGGAGAGGTGCATTGACCGGATTTCTTCGGCGTCGGACTTTTAG
- a CDS encoding uncharacterized protein (predicted protein), which produces MSGNCRGFTNVAVRVSDMWPALSLFSMFSVFSTCMDHNLLLNSYWLLLRMTEPIVVDGGLAHECLQSMPFDAQKGAKFVSELTKYIQFQSTIELLDDPPAGYLSAPTDLLGGMAEVLAKAKSNQFPSHYEFENAILRVLHSANDGHLGATLCSNTIFYFNNLVSLTSISSDGVQLPQLYTLDVLQKDPKIVSPVVSINGYEAVSYLNQYAESDHFQDPDARYNHLFPSNARYVAQQESTGTWMFNNGLWPGYAVQNLTFSNGTSLEVPTLAQVALEDFKYRNGSALWEDVCLTQSESASDDTEDSLSKRSDTAGKKAPSMYPKPIMRDEYNTISGYFLEDDEDVAALFVPSFETNKYEGDPLAFANHATDFVKKAVDAGKKKLIIDVSGNPGGNTASAYDLFRLFFPQTDMYTASRIRAHESVNLIGQALSSLTKDTDYYGAEGIALYDLVSPNQTYHFQSWEEYYGPQQVNGANLSQIAANFDFDVISGWETPIRGYGPVKLNDTESPFAPEDILIVTDGYCTSTCTLFTELMTHLGGVKTLAFGGRPQNGPMQAMGGSKGSQVASSALIDAWVEGAKILAEKSGQDEKPLFSLEQRRALNDSAPAVEELPFNLPSLSVNWKNSYLRDNHEIPAQFLYEPADCRLFYTWENYKSPATTWKDAARAWWGNGTCVPGLSAASRSTADGSPNN; this is translated from the exons ATGTCCGGAAACTGTCGAGGCTTCACAAATGTCGCGGTCCGTGTTAGTGATATGT GGCCGGCCCTATCCCTGTTTTCAATGTTTTCAGTGTTTTCAACCTGCATGGACCACAACCTTTTGTTAAATTCTTATTGGCTACTTCTTCGAA TGACTGAGCCTATTGTGGTCGACGGAGGGCTCGCACATGAGTGTCTCCAGTCCATGCCCTTTGACGCGCAAAAGGGGGCGAAATTTGTCTCAGAATTAACCAAATACATCCAGTTTCAGTCGACGATAGAGCTCCTAGACG ACCCACCAGCTGGATATCTCTCAGCCCCAACAGACCTCCTTGGCGGTATGGCTGAGGTACTTGCCAAAGCGAAAAGCAACCAGTTCCCTAGCCACTACGAGTTCGAAAATGCCATCCTGCGAGTTCTTCATTCTGCAAATGACGGACATTTGGGCGCCACATTATGCTCAAACACAATCTTCTACTTCAATAATTTGGTATCATTAACATCAATATCGTCTGATGGCGTACAGCTTCCTCAGCTCTATACATTAG ATGTTCTTCAAAAAGACCCGAAGATCGTCTCCCCCGTCGTCAGCATCAATGGCTACGAAGCTGTGTCATATCTGAATCAATACGCAGAGTCGGACCATTTCCAAGACCCAGATGCGAGATACAACCACCTCTTTCCCTCAAACGCTCGTTACGTAGCCCAGCAAGAATCGACAGGCACTTGGATGTTTAACAATGGGTTGTGGCCTGGCTACGCGGTTCAGAACCTAACCTTTTCCAACGGAACTTCACTGGAAGTACCAACACTCGCTCAGGTTGCGCTAGAAGATTTTAAGTACCGCAATGGCAGTGCTCTCTGGGAAGATGTATGTTTGACACAGTCAGAGTCGGCATCCGATGACACCGAAGACAGTCTATCAAAGAGGTCAGACACTGCCGGGAAGAAAGCACCGAGCATGTATCCAAAGCCTATCATGCGTGATGAGTATAACACGATCTCGGGGTACTtcctcgaagatgacgaggatgtcgCCGCACTCTTCGTACCTAGTTTTGAAACGAACAAATATGAAGGAGATCCATTGGCGTTTGCGAATCACGCCACAGACTTTGTCAAGAAGGCTGTCGATGcaggcaagaaaaagctgATCATTGACGTTTCAGGAAACCCTGGAGGTAACACTGCCTCCGCATATGACCTCTTtcgacttttctttccccagacGGACATGTATACAGCCTCTCGTATCCGCGCCCATGAATCGGTCAATCTCATTGGACAAGCACTGTCTTCATTAACCAAAGATACCGATTACTACGGAGCAGAGGGCATTGCTCTGTATGACCTTGTTTCTCCGAATCAAACGTACCATTTCCAGTCATGGGAAGAATATTACGGACCGCAGCAGGTGAATGGAGCCAACCTCAGTCAAATTGCCGCGAACTTCGACTTTGATGTGATATCTGGCTGGGAAACCCCTATCCGTGGCTATGGCCCTGTCAAGCTCAACGACACCGAGAGCCCATTCGCACCGGAGGACATTCTTATT GTGACGGACGGATATTGCACGTCAACTTGTACCCTTTTTACAGAACTGATGACTCACCTAGGTGGTGTTAAGACTTTGGCCTTCGGTGGCCGGCCACAGAACGGCCCTATGCAAGCAATGGGAGGATCTAAGGGCAGCCAGGTCGCCTCATCGGCTTTGATTGATGCCTGGGTTGAGGGCGCTAAGATTCTTGCTGAGAAGTCCGGGCAGGATGAAAAGCCTTTGTTCAGCCTAGAGCAGCGTAGGGCCCTGAATGATTCTGCCCCGGCAGTGGAGGAGCTTCCTTTCAACCTGCCTTCTCTGAGTGTTAACTGGAAGAACTCATATCTGCGCGACAACCACGAGATCCCGGCCCAATTCCTCTATGAGCCAGCTGACTGTCGCCTGTTCTATACCTGGGAGAACTACAAATCGCCTGCAACCACCTGGAAGGATGCCGCTCGCGCTTGGTGGGGTAATGGTACTTGTGTTCCTGGTTTATCTGCGGCTTCTAGATCCACGGCGGATGGAAGCCCTAACAACTAG
- a CDS encoding LLM class flavin-dependent oxidoreductase (coenzyme F420-dependent N5,N10-methylene tetrahydromethanopterin reductase and related flavin-dependent oxidoreductases): MPVEFISLTFPNASTEIKPIPNATIDPEYLERYARNLDDYAFNYTLVPYDSSYFDPWTIGATIASKTKNLKIIIALRPNTLYPTVAAKALATLDQLSSGRVVVHFIAGGSDAEQAKEGDFLTKEQRYARLEEYIRILRRAWESADPFDWDGEYYQFKQFSNKVRPTKETIPVSVGGSSDDAYRIGGALADIFGLWGEPLKETKEQIEKIYAAAEKAGRTDRPRIWVTFRPIIAETEELAWEKAHRTLDALQANRPGGQGNAPSRPQNVGSQRLLDIAARGEVQDRALWYPTVVATNARGASTALVGSYQTIVDSILDYVDLGAELISIRGYDNLNDAIDYGRYILPPVRQALQERGAQSTA, translated from the coding sequence ATGCCTGTTGAATTTATTAGTCTGACGTTTCCGAACGCCTCCACGGAGATCAAGCCAATCCCTAATGCAACAATCGACCCAGAATATCTTGAGCGCTACGCGCGAAACCTAGATGACTATGCATTCAACTATACATTGGTGCCTTACGACTCATCCTACTTCGATCCCTGGACAATCGGAGCGACAATTGCctccaagacaaagaatcTCAAGATCATCATTGCTCTCCGACCAAACACATTGTACCCCACCGTGGCAGCAAAGGCACTCGCCACACTGGACCAACTCAGCTCCGGTCGTGTAGTGGTACACTTCATCGCCGGAGGTAGTGATGCCGAACAAGCAAAGGAAGGCGACTTCCTCACCAAGGAGCAACGTTATGCCCGTCTGGAGGAATATATCCGGATCCTCCGCCGGGCATGGGAATCGGCTGATCCCTTTGACTGGGATGGTGAATACTACCAGTTCAAGCAGTTCTCTAACAAAGTTCGTCCCACGAAGGAGACTATCCCTGTTTCAGTGGGCGGATCGTCCGACGACGCATATCGTATCGGCGGTGCACTGGCCGATATCTTTGGGCTTTGGGGCGAACCcttgaaagaaaccaaggagCAAATTGAGAAAATCTATGCCGCAGCCGAAAAGGCTGGTCGGACAGATCGTCCTCGCATCTGGGTGACTTTCCGACCTATCATTGCGGAGACGGAAGAGTTGGCCTGGGAGAAGGCGCACCGCACGCTGGATGCGCTCCAGGCAAACCGACCCGGTGGCCAGGGTAATGCGCCTTCTCGGCCACAGAACGTGGGGTCCCAGCGACTGCTGGATATTGCAGCTCGCGGCGAGGTGCAGGATCGCGCGCTTTGGTATCCGACCGTTGTTGCTACGAATGCTCGGGGTGCTTCGACTGCCCTGGTTGGATCTTACCAGACGATTGTGGACTCGATCTTGGATTATGTTGACTTGGGTGCGGAACTGATCTCCATTCGTGGGTATGATAACCTCAACGACGCGATCGACTATGGAAGATATATTCTGCCGCCTGTCCGTCAGGCACTGCAGGAACGGGGAGCCCAATCTACGGCTTAG
- a CDS encoding Kelch repeat protein (kelch repeat-containing proteins), translating into MARAVWTNLLSDDSIQRSSQTLSVLARNAYLYGGELRPREPVDSAVYRITLDNEQPSDIKLSTITSTSGSPQPRVGSASTTIDGKIYIFSGRGGTAMAPIEEAGSFWIFDPNTSTWQQVKPADPQSTYPAGRSYHTLTNNGRDTIFLHAGCPEKGRLSDLWAFNISTRQWRELAPAPKPERGGTSIAYAEGKLFRMNGFDGKTEQGGALDVYDPENNTWSTIAYPADGVSGPGARSVSCLLSLKVAGKPSLVTAFGERDPSSLGHQGAGKMLSDVWLFDIQSGKWTEVQADGGNAPEARGWFDADVIANASGDSIVVHGGLAESNERLGDIWRLDF; encoded by the exons ATGGCACGCGCTGTGTGGACAAACCTTCTTTCGGACGACTCTATCCAGAGGTCGTCGCAAACCCTATCGGTCCTTGCGCGCAATGCGTATCTGTACGGCGGGGAGCTGCGACCCCGTGAGCCAGTGGACTCGGCTGTGTATCGCATCACCCTCGACAACG AACAACCCTCGGACATCAAACTATCCACGATTACCAGCACGTCCGGGAGCCCGCAACCTAGAGTAGGCTCTGCATCGACCACGATCGATGGCAAGATCTACATCTTCTCGGGTCGTGGAGGCACTGCCATGGCTCCGATCGAGGAAGCCGGTTCATTCTGGATATTCGATCCTAATACCAGCACCTGGCAACAGGTGAAGCCCGCAGACCCCCAGTCTACATACCCAGCCGGACGCAGTTACCACACCCTCACGAACAACGGCAGAGACACTATCTTTCTCCACGCCGGCTGCCCCGAAAAGGGTCGGCTTTCTGATTTGTGGGCGTTCAACATATCCACTCGTCAATGGCGAGAATTAGCCCCCGCCCCCAAGCCAGAACGAGGCGGTACATCCATTGCCTATGCGGAGGGCAAGCTGTTCCGGATGAATGGCTTTGATGGAAAAACAGAACAAGGCGGTGCATTGGACGTGTATGACCCGGAGAACAACACATGGAGCACCATCGCGTATCCGGCCGATGGTGTTTCTGGGCCAGGTGCACGTAGTGTGAGTTGCTTGCTCTCGCTTAAGGTTGCCGGGAAGCCGAGCCTTGTTACTGCGTTCGGTGAACGTGATCCTAGCAGCCTGGGACACCAGGGAGCAGGTAAAATGCTTTCCGACGTGTGGCTTTTTGATATTCAGTCTGGAAAGTGGACGGAAGTCCAGGCCGATGGCGGAAATGCCCCCGAGGCTCGAGGATGGTTCGATGCCGATGTGATTGCAAATGCTTCAGGGGATAGTATTGTTGTCCACGGTGGACTGGCTGAGTCGAATGAGCGGCTTGGGGATATATGGAGACTTGACTTTTGA
- a CDS encoding uncharacterized protein (predicted protein): MSLRLLCRLGGPTGTYCQVFKMVLSPITSSRPSGTNLVTFLQPGLLTLKNHKYNMKFTAALALLPLAASAWEVTTGYWKSSETDVCAKTFLPKGFHVTINDLLPGQKVFFFSDDECEDLEFSVHEVGTVKLESRVKSFTVLDFEQKQDLK, encoded by the exons ATGTCTCTAAGATTACTTTGCCGCCTTGGTGGGCCAACGGGCACATATTGTCAAGTGTTTAAAAT GGTTCTGTCACCGATTACTTCCAGCAGGCCTTCGGGAACGAATTTGG TAACGTTTCTTCAACCAGGcctcctcaccctcaaaAACCATAAATACAATATGAAGTTTACTGCTGCCCTcgccctcctccctctcgcCGCCTCCGCGTGGGAAGTCACCACGGGGTACTGGAAGAGCTCCGAGACCGATGTTTGCGCAAAGACTTTCTTGCCCAAAGGCTTCCATGTTACCATCAACGACCTTCTTCCCGGCCAGAaagttttcttcttctcggatGATGAATGCGAGGACCTGGAGTTCTCGGTCCACGAGGTGGGCACCGTGAAGCTCGAGAGTCGGGTGAAGAGCTTCACTGTACTCGACTTTGAGCAAAAGCAGGACTTGAAATAA
- a CDS encoding Rho family protein (Ras-related small GTPase, Rho type) codes for MSNIKRKLVVVGDTSCGKTSLLHAFTQGSPASGELPTLLDLHEVASPVPGSQTQLSLWDTANHGEFSKLRNLSYLLCDVVLICFSIDSPQSLSNVLIKWAPEVRHLSENKPTILVGCKKDLRCEQNPKSRNVFSQAMTKLVGRKKDLQSDQESKASDALSQMPTEQVSHKEATKIFRQIGARQYLECSATTLEGVQQVFEAAARAVTHYKSG; via the coding sequence ATGAGTAATATCAAGCGCAAACTTGTGGTAGTCGGTGATACAAGCTGTGGAAAAACTAGTCTGCTTCATGCCTTCACCCAAGGCAGCCCCGCGAGTGGCGAATTACCTACTCTGTTAGACCTTCACGAGGTTGCCTCCCCGGTCCCGGGGAGCCAAACCCAACTCTCTCTTTGGGACACCGCCAACCATGGAGAGTTCAGCAAGCTTCGAAATCTCTCTTACCTCTTGTGTGATGTTGTCCTGATCTGCTTCTCTATTGATTCACCCCAGTCCCTCAGCAACGTGCTGATAAAATGGGCCCCAGAAGTGCGGCATTTGAGCGAGAATAAGCCGACTATATTAGTTGGTTGTAAAAAGGATCTCCGTTGCGAACAGAATCCGAAATCCAGAAATGTGTTCTCACAGGCCATGACGAAATTAGTGGGTCGGAAGAAAGATTTGCAGTCTGATCAAGAGAGCAAGGCGAGTGATGCGCTCTCCCAGATGCCAACGGAGCAGGTCAGCCATAAGGAAGCTACCAAGATTTTTCGTCAGATTGGGGCTAGGCAATACCTCGAATGCTCAGCTACGACTTTGGAGGGAGTTCAGCAGGTCTTTGAGGCCGCTGCGCGCGCCGTCACCCACTATAAAAGTGGTTAG
- a CDS encoding uncharacterized protein (predicted protein) encodes MKTTMAFLFVLFASFVGAAPPVQGQSPVSPYPNVVQKTVTYRGYQDMLVRVSKMAPQERGPTPSWLVTSAPNEMIVQCDRRYECPSDGTFCFFNLITTEVGHMKHVDGLAYCRGDVKEF; translated from the exons ATGAAGACAACGATGGCTTTCCTGTTCGTTCTTTTTGCCAGCTTTGTCGGTGCAGCACCCCCCGTCCAGGGTCAGTCACCAGTGTCGCCTTACCCAAACGTGGTGCAAAAGACGGTTACATATCGAGGT TATCAAGACATGTTGGTCCGTGTATCAAAAAT GGCTCCTCAGGAACGGGGACCAACACCGTCCTGGCTTGTGACGTCGGCTCCCAATGAAATGATTGTCCAATGTGACCGTCGCTATGAA TGTCCTTCGGATGGGACATTCTGCTTTTTCAACTTAATCACTACTGAAGTTGGACATATGAAGCATGTCGACGGGCTAGCATACTGCCGTGGCGACGTGAAAGAGTTTTGA